The DNA window CCTATAACTTGTAGTGCTCTTTGACTAGCAAATAATCCTGATTTTGCTATATTGAGTCCAAAAAAACTTCCACTCATTTTTATCCCCCTTAAACTTTTGCATCAAAAATACTAGATTTTTTCTTTAAATCCTTTTCATTTGCCTCATCTCCATAAGTACTTCCTGCTGTATCTAAGCTTGTTATCACATTCATATTAAAGTCAATATAATCTAATGACTGGTGAATCAACTTAGCATTTAATTCATTTAAATGTTGTATTTCTCTTAATAAACTTTCTAATTTATTCTTCAAATCTACAACCTTTGTTTTATATAAAGGCTCTAAATAATTAGATAAGTCACTAATATTTCCAATGTATTCTATGTCTAATTCATGTAATATATTTCCAACAATCGCCGTTCGTATTTGGTCAATCTTTCCCATATTCACAATGATATCTTGTTCTTGTTGGGTAATCCGCTCTAGCTCTTTTACATTGCCCTCTATGATGATTGCTTTTTTCTTGTTTGCTAAATTTAAATAGTCCTGATAGATTTCACATTCTTTATTCAGCGCAAGGATTAATTGTTCAATAGATTTGGACATTTATTTTCCTCCTTAAATAAGCATTTAAAAAATTTGAAGGCAAATTTACCTTCAAAAATTTTAAATCTTTCTATCAAACATACCTTCCACAATTTCTTCTGCAGATGGGCTATAATTTCTAGAAGCTGTTTGCTGTTTGATTTTATCTACCTTTTCATCTCTCACATCTGGAAGCTTTTTATAAGCATCTAATGCTACTTGATACTCTCTTGCATTTTCAGATATTTGAATCTGATCATCCTTTTGCTTCATTTTTTTAATGTTTCCTACGTTTTTTGTATTCTTTCTATACGTCCCTAGTATTTTTTGCATATTAAGATTATTAGTGATTTTCATAAAAACACCCCCACTTCTACCGAATGATTCTACTTTAGTATCGGCAAAAGTGAGGGTTATGTTTATAATTTTTATAAAAATTTATCTTCTTTTTTTCCTTTCTGCAGTGTACATTCTTTCTCTTTGTTTATCACCTTTTGATTTTAATCGATCTACCTTTTCAAATCCATCCTTTAATCCATTTTTTAATTCTTGTGCACATTCATCACAAAATCTTCCTGTTCTAATTGCTTTTCCACAACGTTCACATTCAAGAAGTAGCGCTGAATTTTCTCCTATAATTTCAAGTCTTCCTTCTCTTAAGAAACGAAGAATTTTATCTTCGTCCACACCTGTTTCTTCTGATACCTCTGTAAGGGTTGCTCCTGTATTTTCATAGATATACTCCCTTACAGCTTTAAAAGCATCTTCATCCTTTCTTCTGCATCTTGGACATATTTTACTAATACCATTATATTGAAAAAGTTTGCCACATTCTTTACAATTTCGAATTTCAGCCATATTTTTTCCCCCTTAAATTCATTAAAAATTTATATTTTTCCCTGTAGCAAAGGATATACTATAGATCTCTTTAGGTTTTGCTTTTCTTATTTCTTTGCTACAAGCATCAATAGTACTTCCTGTTGTATATACATCATCTACTAAGAGTATATTTTTATCTACAAAATCCTCTTTTGCTTGAACAAAGAAAGCATTTTCTAAATTATTTTTTCGTTCATCTTTGTTTAGTTGATTTTGAGACTTTGTATCTTTTATTTTAATAAGATTGTTTTTCTCTACTTTCCAATTCATAACTTTTCCTATGTATTTAGAAAGTAACTCAGATTGATTAAATCCTCGCTTCCTTTCTTTTTTCTTGTATAGAGGTACAGGAACAATATAATCAATATCATTCAAATCATGTTTTTTTAACTGACTGATCATCATTTCTGCCATATGATAGGCTATATATCTATGATTTTTGTATTTTAGCTTATGTACGAGCTCTTTCATATGTTCATTATATTCTACACAAGAAAATCCTTTTGTAAAATAATGCTTCGTCTTTATACAATCTGGACATTCTTTTGAAAGATAAAAATCATCTAAAGGTTTACCACATTTCTCACAAATTCGATCAGCAATAAAATTTATTTTTTCTTTACAAGATTGACATAGAGAATATTTTTCTGTTTTTTCAATGCTTTCATTGCATAGAATACAATAAATATTTCGTGGGTAGATAAAATCTAGAAATGTATCTATATAACGATCTAATTTCATCAAAATTTCTCCTTGCTTTAGGCAAGGCTTTTATATGTATAAAGAAACCTTGCAAAATAGATTGCTTTATTATCTATTTTACAAAGTTTTTATGAGAATTATTCTTTTCCTTAATAAAATTTTATCATCTTTTCATGTAGTTGTCTAAAACTTTATTTTCTATTAACTTTTCATCGTTATCTCTTAAGTATGAATCATCATTTATCTGTACTTTTTATATACTATACTGTTTTTGTTCCACTAACCACGCTAAATTTCCAATTCATTAATATATCATCATCGACTATTTTCATATTGTAAGCTTTTTTTACTAATAGATCCGCTTCATAATGCATTTTTCTTATTATATCAATATTTCTAAAAGGAACCCCGGCATTATCTAACCAGTTATTAAGACTCATCCCACTTAAAACAATAGTTTTTGAAGTAATATTATAGAAATTATGGTTTATCATCAAATTTGTAATATCATCTAAAAGAAATGTATTTCTATCTTCTTTAAATTTAAACATTTCTTCGTAGAAAGATACACAATATCTATCTGGCGGATTTCCTTCACAAATAATAAATTTCCCATCTGGTTTTAATATGCGATATATTTCTGCTAAAGCCTTGTCCAAGTCTTCAGCATGATGTAAAACCATTCTAGCAGTTACTGCATCAAAAAAATCCTCTTTGAAATTATCTAAATTTTCAATTTTGCTTACATAAAGATTAAAGCCATACGATTCATCAATTTTGTCCATCATTTCTTTACTTACATCAACACCATAATAATTTCCATTTGGTGAATGCTGTTTTAAAGTTTTTAATACTTTACCTGTCCCTGTTCCTAAATCCAAAACATTCTTATCATTTAAATTTCCCGCAAAATTAACCATAGCATTAAGTGTTTCATCTCTATTTACCCAATCAATTTTATCATAAGTTTTAGCTCTAGAGGCCCAATCCGTTTTTATTTTTACTAATCTTCTTACAAAATCAGTATCTGTAATTGCTCTTTTATAATCTTCTTCTGTATTAATCTCAAGCCATCCTCTTTCAATCATCACACAATGCAATGGTATTCCTAATCGTGACATTTCATCTAACAAATCTGTTACCCATGCTTTTTTTAGTTTATAAGAATTCAAATATGCGTCACTTTCAGAAATATTTTTTACTCTATCATAATTCTTTTTTAATATTTCAACACCATGATAAGAACATTTTATAATACCTGTGAACAAACCATGATTTTCATCACCTAATTCTAAATTTTTTCCTATTCTGTTAACTCTATTTTCTCCATCAAAACTTAACATTTCCATACTTTTATAATCTATTTTATTCTTATGTCTAAAGCAATCGTCTAAATTCATCATAACTCCAATTGAAATATCTTTTTTAGCTTCTAATATTCTTTTTATTGTTTTTTGATCAAAAAGAATATCTCCATATAAAATCAATACATCATCATTCATTTCATCTTCTGCACAAAACAACGAATGTAAAACATTTGTATTTTCATATTCTGTATTATCATAATATTTTATTCCAGGAATATTAATTTGCTCTGAATGATACCCTCGAACAACAGTAATATCATCTATTCCACAACTATACAAGGTATCTATTTGTATTTCCAATAATGAACTTCCTTCTATTTCTATAAGGCATGTAGGTTTTCCACTTATCAAATTTTGTATTTTCTCATTTCTACCCGCATTTAATATTATCGCTTTTATAATAATCCACTCCTCTATGTCTATATTCTCTAAAACAATTCAGATGAATATCTAAATTTTTATATATTCTTTCACATGATTAAATACTACACTTTTATAGTAATCTACTTTATCTATATAAATATCCTTTTCATCTTTTCCTGTTTTTTTATTAATCAGCTGCATTTTAGGATTTGTTACTGGAAATCTTCCATCATTTTCTACATTGTCTGTGGTCTCAAAATTGAAACTATGCTCTCTGTCATTAATTACTGCTTTATAAGTCTTATTCGGATAAATAGATTCTGTATACGCATATTCTCTCTCTTTTTCTCCTCCAAAATGTTTAGGTAAATTTCCATCCATATTCTTTATTGGATTATCTATATTGGCTAACTTTAAAATAGTAGGATATATATCCACAGTTTCAATATATTCATCTACAACACCACTTGGCACTCCATTCCCTTTGATTATAAAAGGAACTTTTATTCTTTCTTCTGCTAACAAAACGTTACTTTTATTTATATATGATTGACCATGGTCTGATACTATGGTTATTAGTATTTCATCATCTGAATATTTTGATCCAATATAGTCATACAATATTTTTAAGTAATAATCCAATCGATTTATTTCAGTTATATATTTTTCTATTTTTTTTGTATCATATTCTTTGTTTACTGATTTTTTATCATCTTTTTCAGTTGTTAAAGTGATCAAATTATTTCTCAACTGACTACTAATTTTAGGAAGAATATTATCACCAACTTTATGCAATTCAAATAAAGACATCCATACAAAATGTTTTCTGTCTTTAAATGCTTCTAATTGTTCTATCGTTTCCATAATATTTTCTTCACAACTCATACCTTCCATTGATTGTTGGTAGATAGTACGATTAAAACCTCTAGCATATCCATAAGCAGGAGATTTTCTCCAATCGCCACACACTTGAAAAGTAAAGTAACCATTTTTTCTGAAAATTTCACTAATCAATGGTTCCTTTTCACCAATTGCATAATTGAAATTAGGATGAAATAATTTGTGACCTGTTGTATATTTTCCTGTAAAAAATGCTGGTACACTACTCAATGTCCATTCGCCAGAAGTATGCACATGATTGAATCTTGCACCATCCTTAAAGAAATCATACGTATTGGGCATATATTTTTTGAATTTTTCTCCATCTATTATTGTTTGCGCTAATCCATCTATGAAAATATTTAAAACTAATTTTATATCCTTCTTTTCTTTTGGATCTTCTAATTTTAATACATCCCCTAAAAAAAAGCTATTATCTGCTACAATCTCTACTTTACATCTTTTACGAATAGGTAAATAATAAAATCTATTCGGATACAAATCCCTTAAATTATATATTTTTTTATCTATACGAATTTTTATTTTCACGCCCATTTTTTTTATAGAAATAGGTATTACTGAAGGTTCTTCAATATATATCTTCTTTTTAAAGTGAACTAGTTTCCCATAAATCGTTTCTGTTTTATACAGTTTCCAAAGTTGAGCATCATATGAAGCATATGTTGTATTATACAAACCAGCATAATACCCTCTATTGTTTTCTGAAAAAAGAAATTTCCCAATATATGTTTTATCTTTTGTAATGAGAGGAAATGATCTAGGGTCAAGTCTCTTTTTTTCTTCATTAATCTTATTAATTGCTTCATTTATTTGTTGATTTTTTTCATGAGCATCAAAACTTCTTTCTATGATTTCATCCTTTAATTTATTTACAATATTTCTTTCGTCATCGCTATTTGCATATTTAAAAGCTCTATTCAGCCATATTAATGTTTTTACGTAATTCTCTTCACAATTATAAATCACTGCAAAATTATATGCCAATTCAAAATTAAATGGCCTTTTTTCAAGACCTTCTTTAATTTTTTCCTTCGCATCTTCTAACTTGTTTTTTATCAAAAGTATCGTTGCTTCCATAGAATATATATCTATATCATATGGAAAAATATTTTTATAATCTTTTATTTTATATTCTGCTGTTTCAAAATTCTCTCTATTTATTAGTTCATTAATTTCTTCCTTCAATTTTTTAATTTTGTTAATCTCGTTAAAACAATCTTTTTTCAATAAAGTATCATTCTCATCCACTTTTATCACTTCCTATTTTTCAATTTTTTCAATCAATTCATGTATTTTACCTATACATTTTTCTATTGATTCCTCTGCTGTTTTAATAATTGCATCTGGATTTTGTGGAATATCGTATGGTTCATCTAATCCCATAACATTTTTTATCTCTCCTTGTAATGCTTTTTTATACATTCCTTTCACATCACGTTCTATACAAACTTCTAATGGGCAATTTACGTATATCTCATAATATTGTCCAATTTCTCTACGATTTTCTTCTCTCATTTCTTGATATCCCGCAATAGATGCTACGATTACATACACACCATTATTATTTAATAAATTACATAGTAATCTGTATACCTTAATGACCTTCATACGCTCTTCTTTGGAGTACCCAAATATATTCCCTATACTATCTCTAATAATATCACCATCTATTAACTGTACTTTCTTTCCTTTTTCTTCAAAAATCTTTACTATTTCTTCTGCTAATGTGCTTTTTCCTGAGCAGCTCAATCCAGTAAGCCACATTGTATATGCCTTTTCCATTATCTCTCCCCTTGTAAAATATACTTAAAACATTTGATAAAGAACGTACCTATTTTCTCCACAACATATATATTTTTTTATTAACTAAATTCATTCATAAAACATTATTCTAGAAATTAATACACATTTCAAATAAATCATCTATTAAGCTACAAGTTATTTATCGACAAATAATTTATTCCACTTTAGAAAAATATGAAAGTTACTATTTTGAATTCGATTATTCTCTATACTAGCCTTTAATTTCACTAATTTTATCCATTTCTTCTTCCTAAAAATAATCTAGCAAATTGTCCTTAAAAAAAAGAAAAAGTCATCTATAATATAGCTGACTTTTCTTTCATATATATTCTATTTACTAACTTATATTTTTCTTAAAACTCAATCAAATTCTCTGTCAAAAACCTTTTAAGTCTTACTCCTAGTCCTGAATTTCTTCGAATCACCCGATAATTATCTACCATATTTTTAAGACTTCCTTCAATCCCTACCATTACTACTAACTCCTTCGCCCTTGTAACAGCAGTATATAAAAGGTTTCTTGTAAGTAGCATGGGTGGACCCCAAAAGATAGGCATTACCACAATTGGAAATTCAGATCCTTGACTTTTATGAATAGTAATACAATAGGCTAGTTCTAACTCATCCAGCTGAGAAAAATCATAAGTAACCAATTTTTCTTCATCAAATAGAACAATCATTTCTTTTTCTTCCTGATCAATCTTTTGTATATAGCCAAAATCTCCGTTAAATACGCCTTCTCCTTCTTCCCCATCAATTGTATTCCACTTTAGATTATAATTGTTTTTCATTTGCATGATTTTATCTCCTACACGAAAAACTTTATCCTTCATCTTTCTTTCTTCCTTTTGGGAACTTGGAGGATTTAAGATTTCTTGTAGCACATTGTTTAACTGAAACATGCCTACTTGTCCTTTTTTCATAGGTGTAAGTACCTGAATGTTTTTGATAGGGTCACAACTATTAAATTTTGGAAGCCTCTCTTTGCATAATCCTTTTATGGTTTCAACTACATTTTCTTGATTTCTTTTTTTAATAAAATAAAAGTCTTTTTCTTTTTTGTTGATATAGGGATACTCCCCTTTGTTGATTCTATGGGCATTGACAATAATCATACTCTCTTGAGCCTGTCTAAAAATCTTATCAAGCTTTACAACTTTTATAATACCACTATCAATAATATCTCGTAATACATTTCCAGGTCCTACGGATGGAAGCTGATCCACATCCCCTACCAAAATAAGTCTTGTCCCTGGAAGCAAGGATCTTAAAAGTCCCTTCATCAAGATGATATCTACCATAGACATTTCATCAATAATCACAACATCAGAAGATAAGGGTTCTTCTTCATTTTTTCCAAAATTCATTCCTATTTCTTCATCTATATAAGCATATTCTAAAAGTCGATGTATGGTCTTTGCTTCTCTCCCTGTTGCTTCACTCATTCTTTTTGCCGCTCTTCCTGTAGGTGCCGCTAGTGAAATACTCAGATTATGACGCTCAAACATCTTTATAATACTATTAATCGTTGTGGTCTTTCCCGTTCCTGGTCCTCCTGTAATGACGACCACTCCATTTTTTGACGCTTCTTTTACAGCTTCTTTTTGATTTTTTGCTAAAGCTATTTCTTCATTTTTTTCTATTTCTTCGATTTCTTTATCTACATCCTCTGAAATAGGTTCAAGAGTTACTTGAGCCATTCCAACTAGCTTTTTACATGCATAACTTTCTGCATAGAAATAAGGCATAGAAAAAACAACAATTTTCTCTTCTAGATTTTCCAAATGTATTTCATTATTGAGTGCTAATTGTGTCAAGGCATCTTCTACAAGTTCTTTTTTTACATCTAATGTTTTTGCTGCTTCTTCCATTAATTCTTCCCTTGGTGTGTAGGTGTGTCCTTCTAAATTATACTGAGTAAGTACAAACTTTACCCCACACATGATTCTATAAGGTGAAGTAGGATCAAGACCCATTCTTTTTGCAATAGCATCTGCAATTTTGAATCCAATTCCAAAGATATCATCTGCTAGTCGATAAGGATTTTCTTGTATATACTGAATGGTATTTTCTTTATATTTTTTATAAATCTTTATAGCATATTTGGGTGTGACCCCATATTCCTGAAGAAAAAGAATAATTTCACTAAGTTCTCTTTGTTCTTTAAAGGATTCGGCTATTTTTTGTGCTTTTGCTTGACCTATCCCGCTTACTTTTGTTAATAAATGAGGTGTATATTGCATCATATCTAGCGTATCTTTTCCAAATTGTTCTACAATCTTTTGGGCAATCTTAGGACCAATTCCTTTGATAATCCCTGAAGATAAATATTTTTCAATGCCTTCTAATGTATTGGGCATGATTTTTTTGTAAGATATGATCTCTAGTTGTTCCCCAAATTTAGGATGAACCTTCCAATTTCCTGAAAATGAAAAAGTTTCTCCTGTATTTACAATAGGCATATATCCTACTATTGTTACCTGCTCTTCTTCCGTCTCAACAATAGCAACCGTATAGCCATTAGAATCATTTTTGAAAATAATTTCAGATAAAACCCCTTGTATTTCTACGTTCATAATGTCCTCCTAAAGGATTTGATATGTATATTATAGCATAAACAACAAAACACTGATTAGCAGTGTTTTATTGTTTATTAGGGCTATTTCAAACTAGCAATAGCTTTTGTCAACTCATTGATGCTCACACTAAGATTCTCTAGCTTCCCTTCAATCCGAACCAATAGATATACGGAAACAGCAATAGGAAATCCTAGATTAGCAACATAAGTAGTAAGCTCTTCCATTCTCTCGCCTCCTTTATATAGCATTAAAAATACAGCCCTCACTTATATAAATGATCTTCTTTTAGAAAGTTTAGTATATAGAAAATGACTTTTTCATCTTCTCTAGCGCTCTCTCCTTCGTCTTAACGATAGTCTGATAATGTAGCCCTAGCATCTTTGAAATTCGTCTCATGTTCAGTCCCTTGCCATAATATAAAATAATAATCTGCTTTTGCTTAGTTGTTAAGGTTTGTAATGCTCGTCCTAAAAATAAATGTTTCTCCGATTTTAATAAACGTTCCTCTATATTTGCTGTTTCATCTACTAATAAATCTATAAAGGACAATAGATCTTCTCCTGTACCTACTTGATTATTAAGAGAAAGTTCTTTTCTGCTCTTTTTCCTTTTCTCCATATAAAAAAATTTAAGCTGAAGTTTTATATATCCTAAAAAGGGTACTCCTTTTGTTTCATCAAATTTCTCTATTTCTCTTAATATTTTTAAAACCCCTTCTTGAAACAAATCCTTAAATTCTTCCTCTCCAAAATAATATTTCTTAATAGATGCAAAAACTAAAGGCTTAAGTCTTTCAACGACCTCCTCTTTGGCAAGTTTTTCTCCATCTTTGCACCTTTCTATAAGATTTTTCATCCTATATTCCATAGCTTCCTCCAAATAGGAGGATCGATCCTCAAAAGTACCATGGTCTATAGAAATTGTAGTATCTTCCCCTAAAAAAAGAAAAAATCCACTAAGAACTAGTCGATTTTTGTTTTATAGCCTATTCTTTTTAGTAGCCTCTACTTTTCTAAAAATCTTCTTAAAAATAGAAAAACTACTTCTTAGTTATATCTTATTTTCAAATACTACTCAACTTCTTTATCCTAAAAATTCTTATTATACTCATTCACTAACAAAATTTTAAAACTCACTTTTATGTTATACACTCCTAAAAAACAAAATGATAAGGTATCTAAAATACCTTATCATTTTTTATCCTTTTATTCACCTAATGCTTCTTTTCTTAAAATTTCAGCTTTATCTGTTTTTTCCCATGGAAGATCAATGTCTGTTCTGCCAAAATGTCCATATGCAGCCGTTTGTTTAAAGATTGGTCTTCTTAAATCTAAATCTCTAATGATTGCTGCTGGTCTTAAATCAAAGTGCTTACTTACAAGCTCTTCTAGTTTTTCTTCAGCTACTTTACCTGTTCCAAATGTTTCTACAAGGATAGATACCGGTTGTGCTACTCCGATTGCATAAGCAAGCTCTAGTTCGCATTTATCTGCAAGTCCTGCTGCTACAATGTTTTTAGCAACATATCTTGCTGCATAAGCTGCTGAACGGTCAACTTTTGTTGGATCTTTTCCTGAGAATGCACCACCACCGTGTCTTGCATACCCACCATAAGTATCTACTATAATCTTTCTACCTGTAAGTCCTGCGTCTCCTTGTGGTCCACCAATAACAAATCTACCTGTAGGATTGATTAGGTATCTTGTTTTTTCATCTAATAAATCAGCTGGAACAATATTTTTTACTACATGCTCAATTAAGTCTTTTTCAATTTGTTCTCTTGTTACATCTGGACAATGTTGTGTAGAAATAACAATCGTATCTATTCTTACAGGTTTGTCCCCTTCATATTCTACGGTTACCTGTGTTTTTCCATCTGGACGTAAATACTTTAATGTACCATTTTTTCTAACTTCTGTTAATGTTCTAGCAAGCTTGTGAGCAAGGGCAATAGGCATAGGCATCAATTCTGGTGTTTCATTGCATGCAAACCCGAACATAATTCCTTGGTCTCCTGCACCAATTGCTTCTATATCATCATATTTTTCTCCTTCTTTGCTTTCTAATGCTTCATCTACCCCCATAGCAATATCAGAAGATTGCTCATCTATAGAAGTAAGTACCGCACAAGTTTCACAATCAAATCCATATTTTGCTCTGTCATAACCAATTTCTTTGATTGTTTTTCTTACTACCTTTGGAATATCTACATAACAATGTGTACTAATCTCTCCTGCAACAAGTACAAGACCTGTTGTTACAGACGTTTCTGCTGCAACACGTGCATGAGGATCCTTTTCAAAAATTGCATCTAATATAGCATCTGAAACTTGGTCACATATCTTATCTGGATGCCCTTCTGTAACTGACTCTGAAGTAAATAATCTTCTTGCCATTTTTCGTATACCTCCTTAAAGTATTTATTGTATTATATTATTTCCTAAAAAAGCTTTTAAAAAAACCTCTTCACAAAAAGAAGAGGTTGGATTTTCTTTGTCCTCATCTTCCAGAAATTATCTTCTGTAGGATTTAGCACCGTGCAAATAACCGGTTGCCGGGAATCATCGGGCCTAGTCCCTCCTCCACTCTTGATAAGGCATCAAGATTTTTATTTAATTTTATCAAGGTAATTTTATCATATTCAAAAAATATGTCAACTTTTTTATTTTGGAAAATTATTGATTTTATAAATTTACAGCCACATGACTAAGTGTCATGATAATGAGTGCTGCAATGGTGTTTCCTATAAATATAGCAATAAATGCATTTTTAAAGGGTATATTAAAAAGTGATGCTGCAATGGATCCTGTCCATACTCCTGTAGTTGGTAGTGGAACAGCTACAAATAATAATAATCCTAAGCTTTTATATTTATGCACCTTTTCTGTTTTTCTTAAAGTTCTCTTCGTAATCCAATCAACAAGTTTTCTCCAATAAGGATGTTTTTTCATTTTTATAAAAATAGGCTTTAACAAAATCAGTAAAAAAGGAACGGGGATCATACTTCCAATCAATCCTAATAGGGTAGCATGCATCGCACTCATTCCTCTAGCTACCCCTATTGGTATAGCTCCCCTTAGCTCTATCAAAGGCATTGCTGCTACTAGTAAAACCATTATTTCATTTGAAATATATTCAAGTATTTGATCCATCGCAATCTTCCTTATCCATATTTTTTCTATTCTCTACAAACATTATATAGCAACCTCAATATTTTATGAAGAACTATTTTCTTTGTAATAAGAATTTAATGTTTATTTTAGTGTGGATTTTTATATAATTTAATTTATATAGCTAACAGAAAGGATTTCTTACTATGAAAAAAATACTAGGATGTGTAAAAAAAGCTGTAAGCGATTTTTCTATGATTCAAGATGGAGATGTAGTAGGTGTTGGTGTTTCAGGTGGAAAAGATAGTACTACTCTTTTATATGCTTTAAAGCTTTTTCAAAACTTTTCCCCTGTAAAATATGAATTAAAAGCCTTTACTTTAACTTTAGGCTTCGATGATTTTGATCTTACTCCTCTAAAAAAATTCTGTCATGATTTAAAGATTCCCTATATCATTCAACCCACTCAAATTGGAAAAGTCGTGTTTGAAGAACGAAAAGATAAAAATCCTTGTGCC is part of the Crassaminicella profunda genome and encodes:
- the recD2 gene encoding SF1B family DNA helicase RecD2; its protein translation is MNVEIQGVLSEIIFKNDSNGYTVAIVETEEEQVTIVGYMPIVNTGETFSFSGNWKVHPKFGEQLEIISYKKIMPNTLEGIEKYLSSGIIKGIGPKIAQKIVEQFGKDTLDMMQYTPHLLTKVSGIGQAKAQKIAESFKEQRELSEIILFLQEYGVTPKYAIKIYKKYKENTIQYIQENPYRLADDIFGIGFKIADAIAKRMGLDPTSPYRIMCGVKFVLTQYNLEGHTYTPREELMEEAAKTLDVKKELVEDALTQLALNNEIHLENLEEKIVVFSMPYFYAESYACKKLVGMAQVTLEPISEDVDKEIEEIEKNEEIALAKNQKEAVKEASKNGVVVITGGPGTGKTTTINSIIKMFERHNLSISLAAPTGRAAKRMSEATGREAKTIHRLLEYAYIDEEIGMNFGKNEEEPLSSDVVIIDEMSMVDIILMKGLLRSLLPGTRLILVGDVDQLPSVGPGNVLRDIIDSGIIKVVKLDKIFRQAQESMIIVNAHRINKGEYPYINKKEKDFYFIKKRNQENVVETIKGLCKERLPKFNSCDPIKNIQVLTPMKKGQVGMFQLNNVLQEILNPPSSQKEERKMKDKVFRVGDKIMQMKNNYNLKWNTIDGEEGEGVFNGDFGYIQKIDQEEKEMIVLFDEEKLVTYDFSQLDELELAYCITIHKSQGSEFPIVVMPIFWGPPMLLTRNLLYTAVTRAKELVVMVGIEGSLKNMVDNYRVIRRNSGLGVRLKRFLTENLIEF
- a CDS encoding flagellar protein FlgN, giving the protein MSKSIEQLILALNKECEIYQDYLNLANKKKAIIIEGNVKELERITQQEQDIIVNMGKIDQIRTAIVGNILHELDIEYIGNISDLSNYLEPLYKTKVVDLKNKLESLLREIQHLNELNAKLIHQSLDYIDFNMNVITSLDTAGSTYGDEANEKDLKKKSSIFDAKV
- a CDS encoding flagellar biosynthesis anti-sigma factor FlgM yields the protein MKITNNLNMQKILGTYRKNTKNVGNIKKMKQKDDQIQISENAREYQVALDAYKKLPDVRDEKVDKIKQQTASRNYSPSAEEIVEGMFDRKI
- a CDS encoding ComF family protein, with protein sequence MKLDRYIDTFLDFIYPRNIYCILCNESIEKTEKYSLCQSCKEKINFIADRICEKCGKPLDDFYLSKECPDCIKTKHYFTKGFSCVEYNEHMKELVHKLKYKNHRYIAYHMAEMMISQLKKHDLNDIDYIVPVPLYKKKERKRGFNQSELLSKYIGKVMNWKVEKNNLIKIKDTKSQNQLNKDERKNNLENAFFVQAKEDFVDKNILLVDDVYTTGSTIDACSKEIRKAKPKEIYSISFATGKNINF
- a CDS encoding YvrJ family protein: MEELTTYVANLGFPIAVSVYLLVRIEGKLENLSVSINELTKAIASLK
- a CDS encoding sulfatase-like hydrolase/transferase — protein: MDENDTLLKKDCFNEINKIKKLKEEINELINRENFETAEYKIKDYKNIFPYDIDIYSMEATILLIKNKLEDAKEKIKEGLEKRPFNFELAYNFAVIYNCEENYVKTLIWLNRAFKYANSDDERNIVNKLKDEIIERSFDAHEKNQQINEAINKINEEKKRLDPRSFPLITKDKTYIGKFLFSENNRGYYAGLYNTTYASYDAQLWKLYKTETIYGKLVHFKKKIYIEEPSVIPISIKKMGVKIKIRIDKKIYNLRDLYPNRFYYLPIRKRCKVEIVADNSFFLGDVLKLEDPKEKKDIKLVLNIFIDGLAQTIIDGEKFKKYMPNTYDFFKDGARFNHVHTSGEWTLSSVPAFFTGKYTTGHKLFHPNFNYAIGEKEPLISEIFRKNGYFTFQVCGDWRKSPAYGYARGFNRTIYQQSMEGMSCEENIMETIEQLEAFKDRKHFVWMSLFELHKVGDNILPKISSQLRNNLITLTTEKDDKKSVNKEYDTKKIEKYITEINRLDYYLKILYDYIGSKYSDDEILITIVSDHGQSYINKSNVLLAEERIKVPFIIKGNGVPSGVVDEYIETVDIYPTILKLANIDNPIKNMDGNLPKHFGGEKEREYAYTESIYPNKTYKAVINDREHSFNFETTDNVENDGRFPVTNPKMQLINKKTGKDEKDIYIDKVDYYKSVVFNHVKEYIKI
- a CDS encoding methyltransferase domain-containing protein, translating into MISGKPTCLIEIEGSSLLEIQIDTLYSCGIDDITVVRGYHSEQINIPGIKYYDNTEYENTNVLHSLFCAEDEMNDDVLILYGDILFDQKTIKRILEAKKDISIGVMMNLDDCFRHKNKIDYKSMEMLSFDGENRVNRIGKNLELGDENHGLFTGIIKCSYHGVEILKKNYDRVKNISESDAYLNSYKLKKAWVTDLLDEMSRLGIPLHCVMIERGWLEINTEEDYKRAITDTDFVRRLVKIKTDWASRAKTYDKIDWVNRDETLNAMVNFAGNLNDKNVLDLGTGTGKVLKTLKQHSPNGNYYGVDVSKEMMDKIDESYGFNLYVSKIENLDNFKEDFFDAVTARMVLHHAEDLDKALAEIYRILKPDGKFIICEGNPPDRYCVSFYEEMFKFKEDRNTFLLDDITNLMINHNFYNITSKTIVLSGMSLNNWLDNAGVPFRNIDIIRKMHYEADLLVKKAYNMKIVDDDILMNWKFSVVSGTKTV
- a CDS encoding TIGR03826 family flagellar region protein translates to MAEIRNCKECGKLFQYNGISKICPRCRRKDEDAFKAVREYIYENTGATLTEVSEETGVDEDKILRFLREGRLEIIGENSALLLECERCGKAIRTGRFCDECAQELKNGLKDGFEKVDRLKSKGDKQRERMYTAERKKRR
- the cysC gene encoding adenylyl-sulfate kinase; protein product: MEKAYTMWLTGLSCSGKSTLAEEIVKIFEEKGKKVQLIDGDIIRDSIGNIFGYSKEERMKVIKVYRLLCNLLNNNGVYVIVASIAGYQEMREENRREIGQYYEIYVNCPLEVCIERDVKGMYKKALQGEIKNVMGLDEPYDIPQNPDAIIKTAEESIEKCIGKIHELIEKIEK